A window of Trichoderma atroviride chromosome 3, complete sequence contains these coding sequences:
- a CDS encoding uncharacterized protein (EggNog:ENOG41), producing MARFVDLDDEDGQAQPMAAWPAPGNPLALPEHGSAVTMAVGHGDCARRFPSRKSTMTEKPQQNGEGAATHSAMEEAFQCYPIVVGIISYIDLNTLDSLARASRFIHDGLIQYRASLVGATLRCSREGVAIDPEQTLRYRARATDWSYMQDDNNYNGKAGSCARDMVAECRRCADIICRNCAIKPPLIAALRERHRRLCVTCVKAPIAALAVPALDTCLPLDSDAVQRAICQCDTEGVWLCQPCGHSIRNADHDYKAIWRWRTKYGGFTGIGDGDRGVICGREEACLAARERENEIDCDAEDARGSTLAPWSTGSSSGTPSPGPQHAGTTPPGAPAGFPFPANGTIESIIDEMRQQRTPSPQLGPGYERHEIEGIGGIVKRKLVRMVRVGACVPEWEDEKGSNSKILAREVNGAARSWCGWCWRVIPGEKDKRQCAK from the exons ATGGCTCGTTTCGTCGATctcgatgacgaggacggccAGGCGCAGCCAATGGCTGCTTGGCCGGCGCCGGGCAACCCTCTGGCACTGCCCGAGCACGGATCGGCCGTGACGATGGCGGTTGGGCATGGAGATTGCGCGCGCAGGTTTCCCAGCAGGAAGAGCACCATGACGGAAAAGCCGCAGCAGAATGGAGAGGGGGCGGCGACTCACAGCGCCATGGAGGAGGCATTTCAGTGTTATCC catcgtcgtcggcattATTTCCTACATTGACCTCAACACCCTCGACTCATTGGCCCGCGCAAGCCGCTTCATCCACGATGGCCTGATCCAGTACCGAGCGAGCCTCGTGGGCGCAACGCTGCGCTGCTCTCGAGAAGGCGTTGCGATCGATCCAGAGCAGACGCTGCGATACCGCGCCAGGGCGACAGACTGGAGTTACATGCAAGACGACAACAACTACAACGGCAAGGCGGGCAGCTGCGCTCGCGACATGGTGGCCGAGTGCAGGAGGTGCGCCGACATCATCTGCAGG AACTGTGCTATAAAGCCTCCTCTTATTGCTGCTCTGCGCGAGCGACACCGCCGGCTTTGTGTCACTTGCGTCAAAGCTCCCATTGCCGCGCTGGCCGTGCCGGCATTGGATACATGCCTGCCTCTGGATTCAGATGCCGTGCAGCGCGCAATCTGCCAGTGCGACACAGAGGGCGTCTGGCTATGTCAGCCTTGCGGGCATAGCATTCGCAACGCCGACCACGATTATAAAGC CATCTGGCGCTGGCGTACCAAGTACGGAGGCTTTACAGGCATTGGCGACGGCGATCGCGGCGTCATCTGCGGCCGCGAAGAAGCCTGTCTCGCTGCTCGCGAGCGCGAAAACGAAATCGACTGCGATGCCGAAGACGCCCGCGGCAGCACCCTGGCCCCGTGGTCGACCGGGTCCTCGTCCGGCACGCCGAGCCCGGGCCCACAACACGCCGGCACCACACCCCCCGGGGCCCCCGCGGGGTTTCCCTTTCCTGCAAACGGCACCATCGAGTCCATCATTGACGAGATGCGCCAGCAGCGGACGCCCTCGCCGCAGCTGGGGCCGGGCTACGAGAGACACGAAATCGAGGGCATtggcggcatcgtcaagAGGAAGCTCGTCCGCATGGTTCGCGTGGGGGCCTGTGTGCCCGAGTGGGAAGACGAAAagggcagcaacagcaagatTCTGGCCCGGGAGGTGAATGGCGCGGCGCGGAGCTGGTGcggctggtgctggagagTCATTCCTGGCGAGAAGGACAAGAGGCAATGCGCGAAGTGA
- a CDS encoding uncharacterized protein (EggNog:ENOG41), which translates to MSANGEWVSWYEKPQKQQATDTGEQKSSLGADEKDASITDPSNVDVQSGVFNKVSSTFTQLFSHNQSHLTRNQTKTRIGWTTTGELGMLRQEQDAQYEFMEELEQKIKDLTKEVGVLKDLVKAYEAKMERDNDLLQHRMHWITMVQVFGDVPVARDRMRWKPGRDAALVGGSEDGSEDGSEDGNENEDENQEKQ; encoded by the coding sequence ATGAGTGCCAACGGGGAATGGGTGTCCTGGTACGAGAAGCCGCAGAAGCAACAGGCCACCGACACTGGAGAGCAAAAGTCATCTCTGGGTGCGGATGAGAAGGATGCCTCCATCACGGACCCCAGCAACGTCGACGTCCAGTCCGGCGTCTTCAACAAGGTTTCCAGCACCTTTACGCAGCTCTTTAGTCACAATCAGAGTCACCTCACGCGCAACCAAACCAAGACACGGATTGGCTGGACCACCACCGGCGAACTGGGCATGCTCCGCCAAGAGCAAGACGCGCAGTACGAGTTcatggaagagctggagcagaAGATCAAGGACCTCACGAAGGAGGTGGGGGTGCTGAAGGACCTGGTCAAAGCGTACGAGGCCAAGATGGAGCGCGACAACGACCTGCTGCAGCACCGCATGCACTGGATCACCATGGTCCAGGTCTTTGGCGACGTGCCCGTGGCGAGGGACCGGATGAGGTGGAAGCCTGGCCGGGACGCGGCTTTGGTGGGCGGTAGTGAGGACGGTAGTGAGGATGGCAGCGAGGACGGCAACGAGAACGAAGACGAGAACCAAGAGAAACAGTGA
- a CDS encoding uncharacterized protein (EggNog:ENOG41) yields the protein MSLASPAQITPTAIPGDRRSTMADERSIGGDSTPRAIDSASSDRQTEQSKRESKGKKRGLFGFGKKKAEAQSKAGPGTGSPYASQEPSKTAATRSAARSAASPPFAPSSPTRAFSGSPRIASPATSQIFERDVQDHSLLKSSSPAIPSHIQTENHIPPVLDDASEAITNNKLDPDSVEIVTHASHQPASVAVPGTSASHTPYDQGPSDWASELASFANRIGFPADSASNYGSLDSADVRRLSFISFADVVQAEHIGHHLPSMSSRDNMHIVGLTSLSASAMNRSPSPIRSPVSSQGPGTSPPTSNPGSIKGLDMSPTRKPIGSPSSANYTLTTPGGVEYRDDEPGAETQWKQRL from the coding sequence ATGAGCCTCGCCTCCCCAGCCCAAATCACTCCCACCGCCATTCCCGGCGACCGACGCAGCACCATGGCCGACGAGAGGAGTATTGGCGGCGACTCCACGCCGCGGGCCATCGACAGCGCCTCATCCGACAGGCAGacagagcagagcaagcgGGAGAGCAAAGGCAAGAAGCGAGGCCTGTTTGGctttggcaagaagaaggcggaggCTCAGTCCAAGGCTGGTCCTGGAACAGGGAGCCCATATGCTTCCCAAGAGCCGTCAAAAACGGCCGCCACGCGCTCTGCCGCGCGATCAGCCGCCTCGCCTCCATTtgccccttcttctcctacCCGTGCATTCTCCGGCTCTCCGAGAATAGCGTCTCCGGCGACGTCGCAAATATTCGAACGTGATGTGCAGGACCACAGTCTCCTCAAGtcctcatctccagccatcCCAAGCCACATCCAGACCGAGAACCACATCCCTCCCGTGCTGGACGATGCGTCAgaagccatcaccaacaacaagctgGACCCCGACAGCGTCGAGATTGTCACTCACGCTTCCCACCAGCCCGCCTCGGTAGCTGTCCCCGGCACAAGTGCCAGCCACACACCGTATGATCAGGGCCCAAGTGACTGGGCTTCAGAGCTCGCCTCGTTTGCGAACCGCATAGGATTCCCGGCTGATAGCGCCTCCAACTACGGCTCTCTCGATTCCGCCGACGTCAGACGCCTCTCCTTCATCTCGTTTGCCGATGTCGTCCAAGCAGAACACATTGGCCACCATCTGCCTTCCATGTCATCCCGAGACAATATGCACATTGTTGGCCTTACGTCTCTTTCCGCATCGGCCATGAACCGATCGCCGTCACCAATTCGATCGCCAGTCTCCAGCCAGGGACCTGGAACCAGCCCACCCACGAGCAACCCCGGCAGTATAAAAGGCCTGGACATGAGCCCGACGCGAAAACCGATTGGCAGCCCTTCCAGCGCAAACTATACTCTGACGACACCGGGGGGAGTTGAATATCGAGACGATGAGCCAGGCGCTGAAACGCAGTGGAAGCAGAGACTTTAA
- a CDS encoding uncharacterized protein (EggNog:ENOG41) yields the protein MNWMGGNLARHRRGKGRKEDLANQKQYFAKARSWQREQAKTNPVVLSAANFIPNYFAASNAGSRVARSSSPPSLPLPLETSGNRESSANLANPSQNMQDNAAQQPPRVVPLSQTSRSVVFNNQSTKDHLVDTSGPEADRRRLLKEEDFMQSKLPKPSMVKPTQKRGHSTAARQVVGQQRQRQSANPTSHREIQPKVGGQRGNRKRKLTKITSPPVDTTIRIRVGSKSYQWSEAGHSIRDPTYNSSSPSPSADESRCIASTTGTTSYVIDESFTGLSSSTISPSPWLSPGSSRPAYRRKFSDPIRHLDRAGSAKSQCPTTAYTDALSLQARPPTMSAISSVSSMAVEVGNDQESPRIGIDEEDIWRAWLNRDMPELQVPKRQQDITADIGRPRPTPVPQGLAIATLRKRPPRT from the coding sequence ATGAACTGGATGGGAGGCAACCTCGctcggcatcgtcgaggAAAGGGCCGGAAAGAGGACTTGGCAAACCAGAAGCAATATTTCGCAAAGGCCCGCTCCTGGCAGCGTGAGCAAGCAAAGACCAACCCTGTGGTCCTATCTGCCGCCAATTTTATTCCCAATTATTTCGCCGCATCGAACGCAGGTTCAAGGGTGGCCAGATCAAGCTCTCCCCCTTCGCTACCATTGCCTTTGGAGACTTCGGGAAATCGAGAATCTTCGGCTAACCTGGCCAATCCATCGCAAAACATGCAAGACAATGCTGCTCAACAGCCGCCACGTGTTGTGCCACTGAGCCAGACGAGCCGGTCAGTCGTGTTCAATAATCAGTCGACAAAAGACCATCTAGTAGACACCTCTGGCCCAGAGGCCGACCGGCGGAGACTtctgaaagaagaagatttcaTGCAAAGTAAACTACCGAAACCTTCAATGGTAAAGCCCACGCAGAAAAGAGGCCATTCAACCGCTGCTAGGCAAGTTGttgggcagcagcggcagcggcagtcTGCAAATCCCACTAGCCATCGCGAAATTCAGCCAAAGGTTGGTGGCCAGAGAGGTAATAGAAAGAGGAAACTGACCAAGATCACATCTCCGCCCGTTGATACAACAATCAGGATACGAGTTGGAAGTAAAAGTTATCAATGGAGCGAAGCAGGACATTCCATCCGAGACCCTACGTATAATagctcatcaccaagccCAAGCGCAGATGAATCTCGGTGCATCGCAAGCACTACAGGCACTACTTCATACGTCATTGACGAGTCTTTTACAGGGCTCTCGTCATCTACCATCAGCCCATCACCATGGCTTTCTCCTGGAAGCAGCCGGCCTGCATATCGCCGCAAGTTCTCCGATCCGATCAGGCACCTTGATAGGGCAGGATCGGCAAAATCTCAATGCCCGACGACAGCTTATACCGACGCGCTATCACTGCAAGCAAGACCGCCAACGATGAGCGCGATTAGTTCCGTTAGCAGCATGGCCGTAGAGGTTGGCAATGACCAAGAATCTCCAAGAATCggcatcgatgaagaagatattTGGAGGGCGTGGCTGAACCGAGACATGCCCGAGCTCCAGGTGCCCAAAAGACAACAGGATATAACTGCCGATATTGGCAGACCTCGTCCAACACCCGTGCCTCAGGGACTGGCAATTGCTACGCTGCGAAAGCGCCCTCCAAGAACCTAG
- a CDS encoding uncharacterized protein (EggNog:ENOG41), protein MALKCAIHTHSRCHRMEAQRAARRRAPPASPVSTDSFFSQQTSPAPSLSCFPSYASSGTPATSAYSSPDATASQEVASPTDSLTFASNGRDYPVCCLHPGCDAKPFKRRADLDRHYKHKHAPASQKEAYHCDYARCGRRRDPFHRRDHFRDHLRDFHKEDIEKRGVAAKEDWFEGRNASITWWRCTKCLKRIYISRHGYECPTCKTSLQAKRKEIRRRE, encoded by the exons ATGGCTTTGAAATGTGCGATTCACACTCACAGTCGTTGTCATCGTATGGAGGCTCAGAGGGCTGCTCGGAGGCGAGCTCCCCCCGCATCGCCAGTGTCTACGGACTCATTCTTCTCACAGCAGACCTCGCCGGCCCCCAGCTTATCTTGCTTCCCGTCATATGCAAGCAGCGGCACGCCTGCAACGTCGGCCTATAGCAGCCCAGATGCCACGGCTAGCCAAGAAGTGGCTTCACCAACAGACTCACTAAC GTTTGCCTCCAATGGCCGCGACTATCCTGTGTGTTGCTTACATCCCGGCTGCGATGCGAAACCTTTTAAGCGTCGCGCCGATCTCGACCGCCACTACAAGCACAAGCATGCGCCGGCCTCCCAGAAGGAAGCGTATCACTGCGATTACGCCCGCTGCGGCCGGCGGCGCGATCCCTTTCATCGCCGCGACCACTTTCGCGACCACCTGAGAGACTTTCACAAAGAGGACATTGAGAAGCGCGGCGTGGCGGCCAAGGAGGACTGGTTCGAGGGCCGCAATGCCTCCATCACCTGGTGGCGCTGCACAAAGTGCCTGAAGCGAATCTACATCAGCCGCCATGGCTACGAATGCCCTACTTGCAAGACATCCTTGCAAGCGAAGCGGAAGGAGATTCGCCGGCGAGAGTAG
- a CDS encoding mitochondrial 54S ribosomal protein mL58 (EggNog:ENOG41~BUSCO:EOG092D43XW), which translates to MDLRTLFVRPASQLLTPLRLLASSKAIAAPLPLIPSRGHKTTSRTKRALKIAPHDSFLPSRTSSAAAAAADSIIYNPPSSEATPEHTPFIFLPRNDPRRQAILRLRSSGNDPTTYNSSVTAESDLPPEMRYKRRQPKYNLTKEHIEEMRRLRAEDPLAWSVQKLARKFECSTVFVQMAAPAPAEHLQWLKAKMEKKMERWGPKRTQAREDRKTRAEMLYRGEL; encoded by the coding sequence ATGGATCTGCGCACTCTCTTCGTCCGCCCAGCATCCCAGCTGCTCACccccctccgcctcctcgccTCCTCAAAAGCAATCGCcgctcctctccctctgATACCCTCGCGCGGCCACAAAACCACCAGCCGCACCAAGCGCGCCCTCAAAATCGCCCCTCACGACTCCTTCCTCCCGTCGCGCACctcttccgccgccgccgcagcagcagactcAATCATCTACAACCCGCCCTCATCAGAGGCGACGCCCGAGCACACgcccttcatcttcctcccgCGCAACGACCCCCGCCGCCAGGCCATCCTGCGCCTccgcagcagcggcaacgaTCCTACCACCTACAACAGCAGCGTGACGGCAGAGAGCGACTTACCCCCAGAGATGCGCTACAAGCGCCGCCAGCCAAAGTACAACCTCACCAAGGAGCACATTGAGGAGATGCGCCGCCTGCGCGCCGAGGACCCGCTGGCGTGGAGCGTGCAGAAGCTGGCCCGCAAGTTTGAGTGCTCGACTGTCTTTGTGCAGATGGctgcgccggcgccggccGAGCATTTGCAGTGGCTaaaggcaaagatggagaaaaagatggagaggtGGGGGCCCAAGAGGACGCAGGCGAGGGAGGATAGGAAGACGAGGGCGGAGATGCTGTACCGGGGAGAGTTATAA
- a CDS encoding uncharacterized protein (EggNog:ENOG41) — translation MSMSPPVMDGYATRLQESGSDSEDQQALPQRQHQHRQARDQSLAHSRQHQGQMQNQQPQTGGGSPPLQIHRHNLERLSASNLRSSFRVNASPRPGRSLTPDLLQGHGGAVSAALSDSIMAHPSRGIGSQQGSPRSVPGSLGRRQGVVFSDTVCDSSDGTDSSPATHQQRNATAIRPRTRTMDASMLGPRGSGSSATEFRHRVSSVSSGSQLTVDDQKTLTPSSDPANYSTIPAVRVPEITTPTSKDKSGKSSSHHHHHNRRLLKRQPSRPTSPLVAPAPSIDSLPYPIPTDDANRLVVLMKALGGRMRGELEYQGEYRGTWHTGMAYIDVEKGTLMFGLGHSGQNASFHIPLVSDLRGCRVHVTGYPDAERESLEIVPSEPGLELLIRPVTTEELELWLAALLCWQQLAPLNLKVPNGKPTSPAGPIRPEMRQRARSGDTPKATNIIKVGKFMLWDKGPARSARAVVQRSSTRDHMHPSMFWRRVSCVLQDNGEFRLLMENDVSVLSIIELSQLSRCAIQGLDRSVLEEEYCIAIFPIYASTASHISVYRPVYLAVDSRIDFEVWFALLRTFAVPDIFALDDPQTEADEIQDVVDIEKDQPGEVFRMEKIIRVRVVEAKIKANPAGVEWFSPEKCGRMGPDPLVGSYLAEVILDGEVRARTTTKKDTKNPFWREDCEFNDLPAVVQDLSIILKRVDCGSDGYSKSISAQEIICGSVRIALDDVERGQGQESWQPILDDRQQNIGSMLIKVFHEEHIALLSKEYEPLSEILHRFPSGLTTLISASLPGQLRTLSELFLNIFQASGSASDWLMALVEDEIDGIGNQTSIKKYRFSNRLKSSESMESSNERELMVRDIHRTLAGEANLLFRGNSLLTQSLEFHMRRLGKEYLEEILQDKINEINELNPDCEVDPSRLMQTGGDLDQHWGRLIHLTTEIWLCIADSAERLPAELRHVLKYIRAVADDRYGDFLRTVSYTSISGFLFLRFICPAILSPKLFGLLRDHPRPQAQRTLTLIAKALQKLSNLSTFGKREEYMEPMNRFLTQQRPTFRGFIDQVCGIPADRGGKTLPPSYITPVTILNRLGPTAKEGFPSLPYLIDQARGFASLVKLWVDSRPIDVKQAQVDGELLIFNDLCFGLQKRADSCLAKVVDFRNKETPSYMSPEQLAEILEQVNFTGPYHPYYVGSPASKPSSYEQAPGSSSSDGGGDLSSKRRSKELKRGRDDADTKKGNSPRNSSGSASGNAKQKNGKVGRTLLSGLMKIGGVRSESPDTKGQR, via the coding sequence ATGAGCATGTCACCGCCAGTCATGGATGGATATGCAACCCGCCTGCAGGAGAGCGGTAGCGATAGCGAAGACCAACAGGCCctgccgcagcggcagcaccagcatcgaCAGGCCCGGGATCAGAGCCTAGCCCACAGTCGGCAGCACCAGGGCCAGATGCAGAACCAGCAGCCCCAGACCGGCGGCGGCTCGCCCCCTCTCCAAATCCACCGGCACAACTTGGAGCGTCTCAGCGCTTCGAATCTCAGGTCTTCATTTAGGGTCAATGCCAGCCCGAGACCTGGTCGCTCCCTCACACCTGACCTCCTCCAAGGTCATGGTGGTGCTGTGAGCGCTGCGCTTTCTGATTCAATCATGGCCCACCCATCCCGCGGCATTGGCTCTCAGCAGGGCTCGCCTAGGTCTGTCCCCGGGAGCCTTGGTCGTCGCCAAGGCGTAGTCTTCAGCGATACTGTTTGCGACTCTTCGGATGGCACAGACTCCAGCCCCGCGACGCACCAGCAGAGAAATGCAACCGCGATACGGCCCAGGACGCGCACAATGGACGCCTCGATGCTAGGGCCCCGAGGCTCTGGCTCTTCCGCCACCGAGTTTCGACACAGAGTGAGCAGCGTCTCGTCGGGGTCGCAGCTCACCGTCGACGATCAGAAAACGTTGACGCCAAGTTCCGACCCTGCCAACTACTCGACGATACCCGCCGTTAGAGTGCCTGAAATCACGACGCCAACCTCAAAGGACAAGAGCGGCAAATCCTCctcccaccaccaccatcacaaTAGGCGGCTTCTAAAACGGCAGCCCTCTCGTCCGACTTCGCCGCTGGTCGCCCCGGCGCCTTCTATCGACTCCCTCCCGTACCCCATCCCGACTGACGATGCAAACCGCTTGGTGGTGCTGATGAAGGCTCTGGGCGGCCGGATGCGTGGCGAGCTCGAATACCAGGGCGAGTACCGGGGAACATGGCACACGGGAATGGCATACATCGACGTAGAGAAAGGCACCCTCATGTTTGGACTGGGTCACTCTGGCCAAAATGCGTCGTTCCATATACCTCTCGTCTCAGACTTGCGAGGCTGCAGAGTCCACGTTACTGGCTACCCCGATGCGGAGAGGGAAAGCCTGGAGATTGTCCCCAGCGAACCTGGATTGGAGCTCTTGATCAGGCCCGTCACGacggaggagctggagctgtggcTCGCGGCGCTCTtgtgctggcagcagctcgcgCCTCTCAACCTCAAGGTACCCAACGGCAAGCCGACCAGCCCCGCCGGGCCCATTCGCCCCGAGATGAGACAGCGCGCCAGATCGGGCGATACTCCAAAGGCCACAAACATCATCAAAGTAGGCAAATTTATGCTTTGGGACAAGGGCCCAGCCAGGTCAGCTCGTGCCGTCGTCCAGCGGTCCTCGACGCGCGATCACATGCATCCTTCCATGTTTTGGAGAAGAGTTTCCTGCGTTTTACAAGATAATGGCGAGTTTAGGCTCCTCATGGAGAACGATGTTTCAGTCCTATCCATCATTGAACTATCTCAGCTTTCTCGATGTGCCATCCAGGGCCTCGACCGTTCCGTTTTAGAAGAAGAATACTGCATTgccatcttccccatctACGCCTCTACAGCATCTCACATATCCGTCTACCGACCCGTCTATCTGGCCGTGGACAGCCGTATCGACTTTGAAGTGTGGTTTGCGCTGCTTCGAACTTTTGCCGTCCCCGACATCTTCGCCCTGGACGACCCGCAAACAGAAGCAGATGAGATTCAAGACGTGGTTGACATTGAAAAAGATCAACCCGGCGAAGTTTTCCGCATGGAAAAGATTATCAGGGTCAGAGTTGTAGaggccaagatcaaggccaaccCGGCCGGAGTAGAGTGGTTCTCTCCAGAGAAATGTGGCAGAATGGGCCCGGACCCTCTGGTCGGCAGCTACCTGGCAGAAGTGATTCTGGATGGCGAGGTCAGGGCCAGGACGACTACCAAAAAGGACACGAAAAATCCGTTCTGGAGAGAGGACTGCGAGTTCAACGATCTACCCGCGGTGGTGCAAGATCTTTCCATTATACTAAAACGAGTTGATTGTGGCTCTGACGGCTACTCAAAATCGATATCTGCCCAGGAGATTATTTGCGGTAGCGTGAGAATCGCCCTGGACGATGTAGAGAGAGGCCAGGGGCAGGAAAGCTGGCAGCCCATTCTGGATGATAGGCAGCAGAATATCGGGTCGATGCTAATCAAGGTCTTCCACGAAGAGCACATCGCCTTGCTATCGAAAGAATACGAGCCGCTGTCTGAGATTTTGCACCGTTTCCCTTCGGGTCTGACCACTctcatctctgcttctctcccaGGCCAACTACGCACACTGTCAGAGTTGTTCCTCAACATCTTTCAGGCTTCCGGTTCCGCAAGCGACTGGCTGATGGCCTTGGTCGAAGACGAGATTGACGGGATAGGAAACCAGACATCGATCAAAAAGTACCGATTTAGCAATAGGCTAAAATCTAGCGAGTCCATGGAGTCTTCAAACGAGCGAGAGTTGATGGTTCGCGACATCCACAGGACGTTGGCAGGAGAGGCCAACCTCTTGTTCCGAGGCAACTCACTACTAACACAGTCTCTCGAATTCCATATGCGCCGCTTGGGCAAGGAGTACCTGGAAGAGATTCTACAAGATAAAATCAACGAGATTAACGAATTAAACCCGGACTGCGAAGTAGATCCGAGCAGGCTGATGCAAACTGGAGGAGACTTGGATCAACACTGGGGCCGTCTAATCCATCTCACAACAGAAATATGGCTGTGCATTGCAGACTCGGCGGAAAGATTACCGGCAGAGCTGAGGCACGTTTTGAAGTATATTCGCGCTGTGGCAGATGACCGCTATGGTGACTTTCTCCGCACCGTCAGCTACACTTCCATATCGggcttcctcttcttacGATTTATATGCCCTGCCATCCTTTCTCCGAAACTATTTGGGCTATTACGAGACCATCCTAGACCGCAAGCACAGCGTACATTGACACTCATTGCAAAGGCATTACAAAAGCTGTCAAACTTGTCGACGTTTGGGAAACGAGAAGAGTATATGGAGCCGATGAACCGTTTCTTGACCCAACAGCGGCCAACCTTCCGAGGCTTCATCGACCAAGTCTGTGGTATTCCGGCTGATCGAGGCGGCAAAACCTTGCCTCCCAGCTACATCACGCCTGTCACTATACTGAATCGACTGGGGCCTACAGCGAAAGAAGGATTCCCCAGCTTGCCATACTTGATTGACCAAGCTCGAGGCTTCGCGAGTCTCGTCAAACTATGGGTGGATTCGCGGCCTATCGATGTCAAACAAGCACAAGTCGATGGCGAGTTGCTGATATTCAACGACCTGTGCTTTGGGCTACAAAAACGCGCCGATTCATGCCTTGCCAAGGTGGTTGATTTCCGAAACAAGGAGACTCCGTCGTACATGTCTCCTGAGCAACTAGCAGAAATCTTGGAACAAGTCAACTTTACCGGACCATATCACCCGTATTACGTTGGAAGTCCAGCTTCTAAGCCTAGTAGCTACGAGCAAGCTCCCggaagctccagcagcgatggAGGCGGCGACTTAAGCTCGAAAAGACGCAGCAAAGAATTGAAGCGCGGAAGGGATGACGCAGACACGAAAAAGGGCAACAGCCCCCGAAACTCGAGTGGTTCAGCCAGCGGAAATGCGAAGCAGAAGAATGGAAAAGTCGGCAGGACTCTTTTAAGCGGCCTCATGAAAATTGGCGGTGTAAGATCTGAGAGTCCAGACACAAAGGGGCAACGATAA
- a CDS encoding uncharacterized protein (BUSCO:EOG092D4GR9), which yields MKAIIQRVRSASVTVEKQLVSSIGRGVLVFAAVAPGDTAKEADSLATKVVRMKLWDDEDGGRWQRSVTDIEGEVLCVSQFTLLAKTKKGTRPDFHGAANPEQARQLYHYFVQKVKDLYLADRVKDGKFQAMMEVALVNDGPVCHIYSRLLSRQKCADALHRLLWSSRLELPCLSGRGRVTQTMRIRCDA from the exons ATGAAGG CAATCATTCAGCGTGTGCGTTCTGCATCCGTGACggtggagaagcagctggtGTCGTCCATTGGCCGTGGAGTGTTGGTATTTGCGGCCGTTGCGCCGGGAGACACAGCAAAAGAAGCCGACTCATTAGCGACCAAGGTTGTCAGGATGAAACTCTgggacgacgaagacgggGGCCGG TGGCAAAGAAGTGTCACAGACATCGAGGGCGAGGTGCTCTGTG TATCCCAATTCACTCTGCTGGCAAAGACCAAAAAGGGCACCAGGCCCGATTTCCATGGCGCAGCAAACCCCGAACAAGCAAGGCAGCTGTATCACTACTTTGTCCAGAAGGTAAAGGACCTCTACTTGGCAGATCGagtcaaggatggcaagTTTCAGGCTATGATGGAAGTTGCTCTTGTCAACGATGGGCCGGTATGTCATATTTATTCGAGACTTTTGTCACGCCAAAAGTGTGCTGATGCATTACACAGGTTACTTTGGAGCTCCAGGCTGGAGCTCCCGTGTCTGAGCGGTAGAGGCCGAGTGACGCAGACGATGAGAATACGATGCGACGCATAG